From a single Callithrix jacchus isolate 240 chromosome 5, calJac240_pri, whole genome shotgun sequence genomic region:
- the CTSA gene encoding lysosomal protective protein, with the protein MIRASPPPLFLLLLPLVFWAPLGEAAPDQDEIQCLPGLAKQPSFRQFSGYLKGSGSKHLHYWFVESQKDPENSPVVLWLNGGPGCSSLDGLLTEHGPFLIQPDGVTLEYNPYSWNLIANVLYLESPAGVGFSYSDDKFYATNDTEVAQSNFEALQDFFRLFPEYKNNKLFLTGESYAGIYIPTLAVLVMQDPSMNLQGLAVGNGLSSYEQNDNSLVYFAYYHGLLGNRLWSSLQTHCCSQNKCNFYDNKDPECVTNLQEVSRIVGNSGLNIYNLYAPCAGGVPSHFRYEKDTVVVQDLGNIFTLLPMKRTWHQALLRSGNKVRMDPPCTNTTAASTYLNNPYVRKALHIPEQLPQWDMCNFLVNLQYRRLYRSMNSQYLKLLSSQKYQILLYNGDVDMACNFMGDEWFVDSLNQKMEVQRRPWLVKYGDSGEQIAGFVKEFSHIAFLTIKGAGHMVPTDKPLAAFTMFSRFLNKQPY; encoded by the exons ATGATCCGAGCCTCGCCGCCGCCGctgtttctgctgctgctgccgctagTGTTCTGGGCGCCCCTAGGCGAGGCAGCCCCCGACCAGGACGAGATCCAGTGCCTCCCCGGGCTGGCCAAACAGCCATCTTTCCGCCAGTTCTCCGGCTACCTCAAAGGCTCCGGCTCCAAGCACCTCCACTACTG GTTTGTGGAGTCCCAGAAGGATCCCGAGAACAGCCCTGTGGTGCTTTGGCTCAATGGGGGTCCCGGCTGCAGCTCCCTAGATGGGCTCCTCACAGAGCATGGCCCCTTCCTG aTCCAGCCAGATGGTGTCACCCTGGAGTACAACCCCTATTCTTGGAACCTG ATTGCCAATGTGTTATACCTGGAGTCCCCAGCGGGGGTGGGCTTCTCCTACTCTGATGACAAATTTTATGCGACCAATGACACTGAG GTCGCCCAGAGCAATTTTGAGGCCCTTCAAGATTTCTTCCGCCTCTTTCCGGAGTACAAGAACAACAAACTTTTCCTGACTGGAGAGAGCTATGCTGGCATCTACATCCCCACCCTGGCCGTGCTGGTCATGCAAGACCCCAGCATGAACCTTCAG GGGCTGGCTGTGGGCAATGGACTCTCCTCCTATGAGCAGAATGACAACTCCCTGGTCTACTTTGCCTACTACCATGGCCTTCTGGGGAACAG GCTCTGGTCTTCTCTCCAGACCCACTGCTGCTCTCAAAACAAGTGTAACTTCTATGACAATAAAGACCCGGAATGCGTGACCAAT CTTCAGGAAGTGTCCCGCATCGTGGGCAACTCCGGCCTCAACATCTACAACCTCTATGCTCCATGTGCTGGAGGGGTGCCCAGCCATTTTAG GTATGAGAAGGACACTGTTGTGGTCCAGGATTTGGGCAACATCTTCACTCTCCTGCCAATGAAGCGGACGTGGCATCAG GCACTGCTGCGTTCGGGGAATAAAGTGCGCATGGACCCCCCCTGCACCAACACCACAGCTGCGTCCACCTACCTCAACAACCCATACGTGCGGAAGGCCCTCCACATCCCGGAGCAGCTGCCCCAATGGGACATGTGCAA CTTCCTGGTAAACCTACAGTACCGCCGTCTCTACCGAAGCATGAACTCCCAGTATCTGAAGCTGCTTAGCTCACAG AAATACCAGATCCTATTATATAATGGAGATGTAGACATGGCCTGCAATTTCATGGGGGATGAGTGGTTTGTGGATTCCCTCAACCAGAAG ATGGAGGTGCAGCGCCGGCCCTGGTTAGTGAAGTATGGGGACAGCGGGGAGCAGATTGCTGGCTTCGTGAAGGAGTTCTCCCACATTGCCTTTCTCACTATCAAG GGCGCTGGACACATGGTCCCCACCGACAAGCCCCTCGCTGCCTTCACCATGTTCTCCCGCTTCCTGAACAAGCAGCCATACTGA
- the NEURL2 gene encoding neuralized-like protein 2 isoform X1 — protein MAAASEPVDSGAFWGPVRPEPPPTRFHRVHGANIRVDPSGMRATRVESFAHGVCFSREPLAPGQVFLVEIEEKELGWCGHLRLGLTALDPASLAAVPEFSLPDLVNLGHTWVFAITRHHNRVPREDSPEAEAEAAAPSRPPALLVEPYLCIEQFRIPRDRLVGRSRPGLYSHLLDQLYELNVLPPTARRSRLGVLFCPRPDGTANMHIVINGEDMGPSARGLPAAQPLYAVVDVFASTKSVRLVQLEYGLPSLQTLCRLVIQRSLVHRLAIDGLHLPKELKDFCKYE, from the exons ATGGCTGCCGCCTCCGAGCCCGTGGATTCGGGTGCATTCTGGGGACCGGTGCGCCCGGAGCCCCCTCCCACCCGCTTCCATCGGGTGCATGGTGCCAACATCCGCGTAGACCCCTCTGGGATGCGGGCCACACGTGTGGAGAGCTTCGCCCACGGCGTGTGTTTCAGCCGCGAGCCGCTGGCCCCGGGACAGGTCTTCCTGGTCGAGATCGAGGAGAAAGAGCTGGGCTGGTGCGGACATCTGCGTCTCGGCCTGACTGCGCTGGACCCCGCCAGTCTGGCCGCCGTGCCCGAGTTTTCTCTGCCCGACCTCGTCAACCTGGGCCACACCTGGGTCTTCGCCATCACGCGCCACCACAACCGCGTGCCCCGAGAGGACAGcccggaggcggaggcggaggcagcGGCCCCCAGCCGACCTCCGGCCCTCCTGGTGGAACCATATCTGTGCATTGAGCAGTTTCGCATTCCCCGGGACCGCCTGGTGGGCCGGAGCCGGCCAGGGCTCTACAGCCACCTCTTAGACCAGCTCTATGAGCTGAACGTGCTGCCTCCGACCGCGCGCCGTAGCCGCCTGGGCGTCCTCTTCTGCCCGCGCCCTGATGGCACGGCCAACATGCACATCGTCATCAACGGCGAGGACATGGGCCCGAGCGCCCGGGGACTGCCAGCTGCGCAGCCCCTCTATGCGGTGGTGGACGTGTTTGCTTCCACCAAGAGCGTGCGCCTTGTCCAGCTCGAGTATGGCT TGCCGTCCCTGCAGACTCTGTGCCGCCTAGTGATACAGCGGAGCCTGGTGCACCGGCTGGCCATTGATGGGCTCCACCTGCCCAAAGAACTTAAGGATTTCTGCAAATATGAGTGA
- the PLTP gene encoding phospholipid transfer protein isoform X2 produces MALYEALFLALLVGAHAELPGCKIRVTSKALELVKQEGLRFLEQELETITIPDLRGKEGHFYYNISEVKVTELQLTSSELDFQPQQELMLQITNASLGLQFRRQLLYWFFYDGGYINASAEGVFIRTGLELSRDPTGRMKVSNVSCQASVSRMHAAFGGTFKKVYEFLSTFITSGMRFLLNQQICPVLYHAGTVLLNSLLDTIPVRSSVDDLVGIDYSLMKDPVASTSNLDMDFRGAFFPLTEKNWSLPNRAVEPQLQEEERMVYVAFSEFFFDSAMESYFRAGALQLSLVGDKVPHDLDMLLRASYFGSIVLLSPAVIDSPLKLELRVLAPPHCTIKPAGTTISVTASVTIALVPPDQPEVQLSSMTMDARLSAKMALRGKALRTQLDLRRFRIYSNQSALESLALIPLQAPLKTLLQIAVMPMLNERTWRGVQIPLPEGINFVREVVTNHAGFLTIGADLHFAKGLREVIEKNRPADVMASTAPPPSTAAV; encoded by the exons ATGGCCCTCTATGAGGCCCTTTTCCTGGCGCTGCTGGTAGGCGCTCACGCAGAGCTCCCAGGCTGCAAGATTCGCGTCACCTCCAAGGCGCTGGAGCTGG TGAAGCAGGAGGGGCTGCGTTTTCTGGAGCAAGAACTGGAGACCATCACCATTCCGGACCTGCGGGGCAAAGAGGGCCACTTCTACTACAACATCTCTGA GGTGAAGGTCACAGAGCTGCAGCTGACATCTTCCGAGCTCGATTTCCAGCCACAGCAGGAACTGATGCTACAAATCACCAATGCCTCCTTGGGGCTGCAGTTCCGGAGACAGCTGCTCTACTGGTTCTT CTATGATGGGGGCTACATCAACGCCTCAGCTGAGGGTGTGTTCATCCGCACTGGTCTGGAGCTGTCCCGGGATCCCACTGGCCGGATGAAAGTGTCCAATGTTTCCTGCCAGGCTTCTGTCTCCAGGATGCATGCGGCCTTTGGTGGAACCTTCAA GAAGGTGTATGAGTTTCTCTCCACGTTCATCACCTCAGGGATGCGCTTCCTCCTCAACCAGCAG ATCTGCCCCGTACTCTACCATGCAGGGACGGTCCTGCTCAACTCCCTCCTGGACACCATTCCTG TGCGCAGTTCTGTGGATGACCTCGTTGGCATTGACTACTCCCTCATGAAGGATCCTGTGGCTTCTACCAGCAACCTGGACATGGACTTCCGG GGGGCCTTCTTCCCCCTGACAGAAAAGAACTGGAGTCTCCCCAACCGGGCGGTGGAGCCCCAGCTGCAGGAGGAGGAGCGGATGGTGTATGTGGCCTTCTCTGAGTTCTTCTTCGACTCTGCCATGGAGAGCTACTTCCGGGCAGGGGCCTTGCAGCTCTCGCTGGTGGGGGACAAG GTGCCCCATGACCTGGATATGCTGTTGAGGGCCAGCTACTTTGGGAGCATTGTCCTGCTG AGCCCAGCAGTGATTGACTCCCCACTGAAGCTGGAGCTGCGTGTTCTGGCCCCACCGCACTGCACCATCAAGCCTGCTGGCACCACCATCTCCGTCACTGCCAGCGTCACCATTGCCCTGGTCCCACCAGACCAGCCTGAGGTCCAGCTGTCCAGCATGACTATG GATGCCCGTCTCAGCGCCAAGATGGCTCTCCGGGGGAAGGCCCTGCGCACGCAGCTGGACCTGCGCAG GTTTCGAATCTATTCCAACCAGTCTGCACTGGAATCGCTGGCT ctgATCCCATTACAGGCCCCTCTGAAGACCTTGCTGCAGATAGCAGTGATGCCCATGCTCAATG AGCGGACCTGGCGTGGGGTGCAGATCCCACTACCTGAGGGTATCAACTTTGTGCGTGAGGTGGTGACGAACCATGCG GGCTTCCTCACCATTGGGGCTGATCTCCACTTTGCCAAAGGGCTTCGAGAGGTGATTGAGAAGAACCGGCCTGCTGATGTCATGGCATCCACTGCCCCCCCACCCTCCACAGCAGCTGTCTGA
- the PLTP gene encoding phospholipid transfer protein isoform X1 has protein sequence METRLLVPSSPKSYLEGPLAMALYEALFLALLVGAHAELPGCKIRVTSKALELVKQEGLRFLEQELETITIPDLRGKEGHFYYNISEVKVTELQLTSSELDFQPQQELMLQITNASLGLQFRRQLLYWFFYDGGYINASAEGVFIRTGLELSRDPTGRMKVSNVSCQASVSRMHAAFGGTFKKVYEFLSTFITSGMRFLLNQQICPVLYHAGTVLLNSLLDTIPVRSSVDDLVGIDYSLMKDPVASTSNLDMDFRGAFFPLTEKNWSLPNRAVEPQLQEEERMVYVAFSEFFFDSAMESYFRAGALQLSLVGDKVPHDLDMLLRASYFGSIVLLSPAVIDSPLKLELRVLAPPHCTIKPAGTTISVTASVTIALVPPDQPEVQLSSMTMDARLSAKMALRGKALRTQLDLRRFRIYSNQSALESLALIPLQAPLKTLLQIAVMPMLNERTWRGVQIPLPEGINFVREVVTNHAGFLTIGADLHFAKGLREVIEKNRPADVMASTAPPPSTAAV, from the exons ATGGAGACAAGATTATTGGTTCCAAGTTCCCCGAAGAGTTATCTGGAGG gCCCGCTCGCCATGGCCCTCTATGAGGCCCTTTTCCTGGCGCTGCTGGTAGGCGCTCACGCAGAGCTCCCAGGCTGCAAGATTCGCGTCACCTCCAAGGCGCTGGAGCTGG TGAAGCAGGAGGGGCTGCGTTTTCTGGAGCAAGAACTGGAGACCATCACCATTCCGGACCTGCGGGGCAAAGAGGGCCACTTCTACTACAACATCTCTGA GGTGAAGGTCACAGAGCTGCAGCTGACATCTTCCGAGCTCGATTTCCAGCCACAGCAGGAACTGATGCTACAAATCACCAATGCCTCCTTGGGGCTGCAGTTCCGGAGACAGCTGCTCTACTGGTTCTT CTATGATGGGGGCTACATCAACGCCTCAGCTGAGGGTGTGTTCATCCGCACTGGTCTGGAGCTGTCCCGGGATCCCACTGGCCGGATGAAAGTGTCCAATGTTTCCTGCCAGGCTTCTGTCTCCAGGATGCATGCGGCCTTTGGTGGAACCTTCAA GAAGGTGTATGAGTTTCTCTCCACGTTCATCACCTCAGGGATGCGCTTCCTCCTCAACCAGCAG ATCTGCCCCGTACTCTACCATGCAGGGACGGTCCTGCTCAACTCCCTCCTGGACACCATTCCTG TGCGCAGTTCTGTGGATGACCTCGTTGGCATTGACTACTCCCTCATGAAGGATCCTGTGGCTTCTACCAGCAACCTGGACATGGACTTCCGG GGGGCCTTCTTCCCCCTGACAGAAAAGAACTGGAGTCTCCCCAACCGGGCGGTGGAGCCCCAGCTGCAGGAGGAGGAGCGGATGGTGTATGTGGCCTTCTCTGAGTTCTTCTTCGACTCTGCCATGGAGAGCTACTTCCGGGCAGGGGCCTTGCAGCTCTCGCTGGTGGGGGACAAG GTGCCCCATGACCTGGATATGCTGTTGAGGGCCAGCTACTTTGGGAGCATTGTCCTGCTG AGCCCAGCAGTGATTGACTCCCCACTGAAGCTGGAGCTGCGTGTTCTGGCCCCACCGCACTGCACCATCAAGCCTGCTGGCACCACCATCTCCGTCACTGCCAGCGTCACCATTGCCCTGGTCCCACCAGACCAGCCTGAGGTCCAGCTGTCCAGCATGACTATG GATGCCCGTCTCAGCGCCAAGATGGCTCTCCGGGGGAAGGCCCTGCGCACGCAGCTGGACCTGCGCAG GTTTCGAATCTATTCCAACCAGTCTGCACTGGAATCGCTGGCT ctgATCCCATTACAGGCCCCTCTGAAGACCTTGCTGCAGATAGCAGTGATGCCCATGCTCAATG AGCGGACCTGGCGTGGGGTGCAGATCCCACTACCTGAGGGTATCAACTTTGTGCGTGAGGTGGTGACGAACCATGCG GGCTTCCTCACCATTGGGGCTGATCTCCACTTTGCCAAAGGGCTTCGAGAGGTGATTGAGAAGAACCGGCCTGCTGATGTCATGGCATCCACTGCCCCCCCACCCTCCACAGCAGCTGTCTGA
- the NEURL2 gene encoding neuralized-like protein 2 isoform X2, which produces MAAASEPVDSGAFWGPVRPEPPPTRFHRVHGANIRVDPSGMRATRVESFAHGVCFSREPLAPGQVFLVEIEEKELGWCGHLRLGLTALDPASLAAVPEFSLPDLVNLGHTWVFAITRHHNRVPREDSPEAEAEAAAPSRPPALLVEPYLCIEQFRIPRDRLVGRSRPGLYSHLLDQLYELNVLPPTARRSRLGVLFCPRPDGTANMHIVINGEDMGPSARGLPAAQPLYAVVDVFASTKSVRLVQLEYGSFFPQCRPCRLCAA; this is translated from the exons ATGGCTGCCGCCTCCGAGCCCGTGGATTCGGGTGCATTCTGGGGACCGGTGCGCCCGGAGCCCCCTCCCACCCGCTTCCATCGGGTGCATGGTGCCAACATCCGCGTAGACCCCTCTGGGATGCGGGCCACACGTGTGGAGAGCTTCGCCCACGGCGTGTGTTTCAGCCGCGAGCCGCTGGCCCCGGGACAGGTCTTCCTGGTCGAGATCGAGGAGAAAGAGCTGGGCTGGTGCGGACATCTGCGTCTCGGCCTGACTGCGCTGGACCCCGCCAGTCTGGCCGCCGTGCCCGAGTTTTCTCTGCCCGACCTCGTCAACCTGGGCCACACCTGGGTCTTCGCCATCACGCGCCACCACAACCGCGTGCCCCGAGAGGACAGcccggaggcggaggcggaggcagcGGCCCCCAGCCGACCTCCGGCCCTCCTGGTGGAACCATATCTGTGCATTGAGCAGTTTCGCATTCCCCGGGACCGCCTGGTGGGCCGGAGCCGGCCAGGGCTCTACAGCCACCTCTTAGACCAGCTCTATGAGCTGAACGTGCTGCCTCCGACCGCGCGCCGTAGCCGCCTGGGCGTCCTCTTCTGCCCGCGCCCTGATGGCACGGCCAACATGCACATCGTCATCAACGGCGAGGACATGGGCCCGAGCGCCCGGGGACTGCCAGCTGCGCAGCCCCTCTATGCGGTGGTGGACGTGTTTGCTTCCACCAAGAGCGTGCGCCTTGTCCAGCTCGAGTATGGCT CCTTCTTCCCACAGTGCCGTCCCTGCAGACTCTGTGCCGCCTAG